The Rhodobacter sp. 24-YEA-8 DNA segment GCCCGATGGCCTGCATGACCTCGGCCCGCTCAATGAGCCGAATATGGAGCTGCTGGTTCACCTCGCCCCCGATCTGATCATCGCCGCCGACTGGCAACGCGGGCCGCAGGCAGGGCTGGAGCGGATCGCGCCGGTCCTCTGGCTCGAGACAATGCCCTTTTCCCGCCCCGGTCTTGAGATCGCGACCGATCTGGCCCGAGAGATCGCCGATGCGGGGCAGATCAGTGCGGATAACCTCGTGACCGGATTTGACCGCGCGCGGAACCGCCTGACCCGGGCCATTGCCAGCCGCAACCCACCCGCCGTTCTGCTGGCCCGCTTTCTGGAAGATGGCCGACATGCGCTGGTTTTCACCGAAGGCTCGCTGCCCGGGGATCTGCTGGCCGGGGCCGGAGGACGCAATGCGCAGCCCGGCAGCGGCCCGCCGGGTGCCTTCCCCCTTGGCCTCAGCGAGATCCTCGCGACCGGCGCCCCGATCCTCGCCACCGGGCCGTTGCCGCAAGGCGCGCTCTTCACCCGCGTGATCGAAAGCGGTGCGCTGCGCGCCATTCCCTTGCCGCCGGTCTTCCCTGCCGGCGGCCTTGCCTCGGCCACACGGCTCGCCGATGCCCTTACCAACGGGATTGGGCTGATCTGATGCGCGCTTTGCTGATCCTTTTGCCCGGGCTGACCGCCCTGGTACTTTTCGCGCTGAATGCCGGGACTGCGCTGCCCGGCCGCTGGCCTGCGGCGATCCTCTGGGCGGATCCGGGCGATATCCCGGCGCTTATCCTGCATCTGAGCGCCGCGCCGCGCCTCGTCACCGCCGCTCTCGCGGGGGCCGCGCTCGCGCTGGCCGGTGCTTTGCTGCAGCGCGTTTTCCGCAACCCGATTGCCGAGCCCGCGACGCTGGGGATCACCGCCGGGGCGCAATGTGCGCTGACGCTGACACTGCTGAACGCGCCGGGCCTTGCGCCGGCCTGGCTGCCGCTGCCGGCTTTTGCAGGCGCGCTTGCGGCGCTGGCGCTGGTGATGGCTCTGGCCGCGCTTCAGGGCGTCTCGTCGCTTACGCTGATCCTGTCGGGGCTGGTGGTGACCACGAGCCTTGGCGGGCTGAATGCCGTGCTGACGCTGTTTCACCATGAGGTGCTGCAAAGCCTGTTCCTGTGGCAGGCGGGCTCGCTGGAGCAGGAGGGCTGGACCATTGCCACGCGGCTTGCCCCGGCACTGGCGCTGGCGCTGGTGCTCGCGCCTTTCGCGCGGCGGCCGCTCGGGGTGCTGGCGCTTGGCGATCAGGGCGCGCGGGTGCTGGGGCTGGCGCCGGGCGGCTGGCGGGTCATCCTGGCGACGGCGGCGGTGAGCCTCGCCGCGCTGGTGACCGCGCTGACCGGGGTTTTCGCTTTTCTTGGCATCATCGCGCCGCTGGTGGCCCGCGCGCTGACCGGCCGGACGCCGGGTTCCGGCGTGATTGCGATAACGGGCGCCGGGATCCTGATGCTGGCGGATCAGCTGGTCCAGCTGATCCGCCCCTGGATCCCGCTGCAGACCGGCACGCTTCTGGCCCTGATCGGGGCGGTGCTGATGATCGCGCTGTTGCGCAAAAGCAGCCAGCCCGCGCCGGAGCATCTCCTGCCCGCTTTGCCGCGCCGCGCGCGGCCTGCACCCCGGCTGCCCCTTCTTCTGCTGGGGCTTCTGGCGCTGTTTGCCATTGCCCTTGCCATCGGGCGCGGTCCGGAAGGCTGGGATATCTCGCCCCTCGCCATGCTTGACTGGCGCTTGCCGCGCGTGGCCGGCGCGGCGGCAGCCGGGGCAGCCTTCGGTCTTGCGGGATGCCTGATCCAGCGACTGACCGGCAATCCGCTGGCCAGCCCCGAGCTTCTCGGCATCAGCGGCGCTGCGGCACTTGGCCTCGTGCTGGCCGTCGTGGTGACGGGGGGCGGCGGACGCGGGCTGCTTTACGGTGCCACCAGTCTTGGTGCCCTCGCAGGTCTGGTCCTGATCCTTGTGGCAGGGGCGCGGCTGCGGTTTTCATCCGAAGGGCTGCTGCTTGCCGGGCTGGCGGTCTCGCTCCTGCTGTCGGCGGTGCTGGCGATGCTGCTGGCCTCGGGCCATCCGCTCGCGAGGCAGCTGATGACCTGGCTCTCCGGCTCCACCTACCGGATCGCCCTTTCGGATGCCGTCATCGCGTTAAGCGTGACGTCCGGGCTCCTTGGCGTCGCGCTGCTGCTCCGCCGCTGGCTCGACCTGCTGCCTCTCGGGGCGGACGCCGCACGCCTGCTGGGGCTGCCGCTGACACGGGCCCGCGCAAGCGTGGTGGTGCTCGCGGCGCTGTCCACGGCTGTCGGCACGATCCTGACCGGGCCGCCGGGCTTCATCGGGCTGATCGCCCCCGCCATCGCGCGGTTTTGCGGCCCGCCCCGCGCCGGCGCACAGCTGCCGCTTGCCACGTTATGCGGCGCCGCGCTGATGGTTCTGGCCGACTGGCTTGGCCGCAATCTGGCCTTCCCCTGGCAGATCCCTGCGGGGATGATGGCGCTGCTTTGTGGCGGGGTTTTCCTCATGATCTTTCTCGCAAGGAGACCGGCGTGACCCGCATGACCATTGGCGACCCCGTTGGATTTCATCTGGAAAATCTGGGCCTTACCCTGAACGGCCAGCCGGTTCTGCAAGAGATCAGCCTGCGCCTGGCCCCCGGTCGGGTCTGTGGCGTGATCGGGCGCAACGGCTCGGGAAAGTCGAGCCTGTTGCGGGTGCTCGCCCGGCTATCCCCGGCCGATGCCGGAACATGCCGCCTTGACGGCAAACCGCTTGCCGACTGGAAATCGCGCGATTTCGCCTGCCGCGTCGCGCTGATGCCGCAAAGCGCGCCCGCCACGGCGGTCATGGTGTTGCAGGATTTGGTGGCGCTTGGCCGCTATCCCTGGCACGGCGCCTTTGGCCGTACAGGTACCGAGGACCGCGCATCCATTGCGCAGGCCATCGCGCTTTGCGGGCTGGAGGGTCTGGCCACGCGCCCCCTCGACAGCCTCTCGGGCGGTGAGGCGCAACGCGCCCGACTTGCGATGATGCTGGCCCAGGGCGCTGACTGGCTGTTGCTTGACGAACCCTCGGCCTCGCTCGACCTGGCCTGGTCTTTTGACCTTTTATCCGCCCTGCGGGGCCTTGCGCGCGATGCCGGGCGCGGTGTGGTAATCGCGCTGCATGACATGAACCTCGCGGCGCGGTTCTGCGATGATCTGGTGGCACTGAAGGGGGGGCGGGTGACCGGCGCCGGACCGGTCGCCGATGTCTTCTGCGCGCCGATCCTGAGCGAAACCTTCGGCCTTGCTGTCACTACGGGCAGCCTTGCAGGCCTGCCGGTCGCGATCCCCGCTCCCTGAACGGTCGCGCGCCCTGTTCTCTCCCTCAGGCCCCATGAAAAACGCCGCCCCCATCTGGTGGGAGCGGCGTTCAGAAGACTGACCCCTGTAAGATACGTGAAGCCCGGCCAGCCCGTCTGCGGGATAGATCAGAACCTGATCTGAGAGGTCAGGTAGAAGGTGCGCCCGGCCTCGGGATAGCCCTCGACCACCGAGACATTGCGGTCAAAGAGGTTGCGGATGCCAAAGCCCACATTCGCCTGATCGCTGACCTGCCAGGCCATATCGAGATTGGCCAGCGCGAAGCCTCCCATTTTCGTATAGATCGGCGCGTTGCGGTTCCCCGAGCCAATCGCCGGATCCGACCAGCGGCCGCCATAGACCTCGACCGAGGGCGAGACCGTCAGGCGGTCCAGCGCCTGCCAGTCAAGTCGCAGATAGGCCTTGTGGTCCGGCAGATCGGTCACTTTCGCGGTGGTGACAATCGGATCTTTGACGCTGGTATGCAGGTAGGTGTAGTTCGCCGTCAGCGCGACAGTGTCATTCACTTCCCAGTTCGCCGCGACCTCAAAGCCCTTATAGGTGCCTTTCGCAAGGTTCTGGCGCTGCGATTGCGGAAGACCGGAAATCGGATCGGTCGTCCCCAGATCAATCGACTGGATCAGATCGGTGATGCGGCTGTAGAACACCGCGCCTTCCAGCTGCACCGGGCCAAGATCGCCCTTATAGCCCAGTTCGAAATTCAGCGCGCGCTCCGCATCCAGATCCGGGTTGGGCACCATCGAGCCGAAACCGGTCGAATAGCGGTGGAAGAGCGTCGGGAAGCTGGTCCTGGACGAGACGCTTGCATGATATTCGCCGCCAGCACCCGGGGTCCAGATCGCAGCCAGCTGCCAGTTCACTGCATCGACCGAAACCGTCGGCTTGCCCGGATTGGCAGCAGTGCGGTCGGCCTCGAGCACTTTCGCCTTGTCATAGGACAGGCCTGCAACAATGCGCAGCTCGTCATTGACGCGCCAGGTGTCCTCGATCGCCAGCGAGAGCGTCTCTTCCTTGCTGTGCTCGGTCGGGTCGATCCGTCCCAGCGTCGGATGGTCGGGGCGCGCGTAATTGGTGGAACGGTGGACATCGCGGCGGAAGAAGGACGCGATCCGCAGATCGTGATCGCCAAAGCTCAGCCCATATTCGACGCTGCCGCCGACCGAATAGTCGTCATAGATGCTGTTGAAGGCCCGCGGCAGGGTCTGGGCGGAATGGTTCGCATTGTCCCAGGCCGAGAGCGTATTGTCGAACGTATTGTAGAAAAGCTTGGTCTTCAGCGTACCGGATCCGACTTCGGTCGTCGAATAGAAAGCGATGCTGCTGATATCCCATTGCGGCCAGGTCCAGTCCCGCTGGTTCGACCCCGGACCGGTGCCCGGATAGCCCATGACCGGCAAAAGCGTGCTGTAAGGCGCCGATTTCGACCCTTCCTGGCGGGTATAGCTCAGAACATATTCGTCGGTCGCATTGGGCGTATAGCCGACTTTAAGGTTCAGACGGCTGTCATCGGTGGCGCTGTCTTTGCGCAGACCTTCGCCCTGATAGGGGTAGCGCGGATCAGGCACATAATCGCGCGACAGATAGAAGCCGTCGACATTGCGCCGCATGTAAGAAACCTGGCCGTACCAGAATTCCTGTTTGGTGCCGAGCGAGAGATAGCCCGTGCGCCCCGTCACATCGCCGCGATTGCCGGCCTCAAGGCCAAGCCGTGCCTCGCCCTCGAAGGGCTGCGTCGGTTTGCGGGTCACGAGGTTGATCGCGCCGCCCATGCCGCCCGGGCCGTTGATCACCGAGACATAGCTTTTCTGCACCTGGACCTCGGCAAGATCCGGGGTCAGGAAGCGGCCATGATCCAGCCGGTTATCGGCGGGCAGATAGATGCGGATGCCGTCGATCGACAGCGGCACATGCCAGCGGTCAAAGCCACGCACGAAAACCTCGCGCTCGTTTCTGGATCCGCCGCCCGAGGGGGTGGAAGACACACCGGGCAGAACGCTGAGCGTGTCATCAAGCGTGGCGCGGTTCTGTTTCGCTGCCTCTTCGCCGGTCACTTTGGTGACCGAGCCGCCCTGACCTTCGTCATCGACGCCAAGCCAGATCGTGCCGAGCGCGAAGGCGGTTTCCTCGGAAGACTGGGCGAGAACAGGGGCGGAAAGCCCGGGAAATAACAGGCCTGCAATCACCAATCGCTGCAACAAAGACATTGGGAATCCTTCCAGTGGCATGGCTTTTTATCCGCGCCCGCCCACCCTTCGGCGGATTTTCGCGAATCGATATGTATGATGAAATATATCGTCACGAAATTGGCAAGAAGCCCGGGCGCAGGATTCGGGCTCTTTTTCCCGGGCGTAGCAATCCGATCACTGTCAGTAGAAATGCGGCCTTCCGTCAGGCCCCTCGATCCGGCGCACCGCAATGCCGTAAAGCCGGCTCAGGGCGGCTTCCTGCATGACATCCGAGACCGGCCCCGAGGCGATCACACCGGCGCGGCTGACCAGCAGCGCCTCATCGCCCAGCATCGCCGCCTGGCCCGGATCATGGGTCGAGACCACCACCGCCTGGCCCGCTGCCGCCAGACCAAGGATCGCGGCCTCCACCGCTTTCACATTGGCAAAATCGAGGCTGGCGGTCGGCTCGTCCATCACCAGAACCTGCGCTTCCTGCGCGAGGGCGCGGGCGATCAGCACCATCTGACGCTGGCCACCCGAAAGCCGCGTGACATCCTCATCCGCCAGATCCGCAATGCCGAGCCGGTCGAGCGCGGCCAGGGCGCGGGCCTCTTCGGCGCGCCCGGGCCGGGCAAAGGCACCAAGGCCCACCGAAGCTCCCATCAGCACAACATCCCGCGCCGTATAGGCAAAAGGCGAGGCCAGCGCCTGGGGCACATGCGCCAGCCGTCCGGCAATCTGGCTGCGGCTCAGGCCGTCCAGATCGGCACCACCCAGCAGGACCTTGCCCGCAACCGGCGGGATCAGCCCCAGAAGGGTGCGAAACAGCGTGGTTTTCCCTGCCCCGTTCGGCCCCAGAAGGCACAGAACCCGCCCCGCATAAAGGTCGAACCCAATGCCCCGGATCAGCGCCCGGGCGCCATGGCCAACCGCCAGATCACGCGCCGACAGCAGCGGCGCGCCAGCCCCAGTCAGCCGTTCCATGCCCGCGCCCCCCTTGCCAGCAGGATCACGAAAACCGGCGCGCCAAGCACGGCGGTCAGGATGCCCAGCGGCACTTCCATCGGCGCGATCATCCGTGCGGCGGTATCGACCAGCACCATGAATGATGCCCCCGCCAGCAGCGCCGCCGGCAACATCCGGTCAAAACGCGGCCCCGCCACCAGCCGCGCCATATGCGGCACCATAAGCCCGATCCAGCCGATCACCCCCGCCAGCGCCACCGCCGCCGCCGTGATCAGCGTCGCCGCCGCAATCACCACAAACCGCAGGCGCCCGGCCTCGATCCCCATCGCACGGGCCTCGTCATCGCCCATTGCCAGAAGCCCGATCCGCCAGCGCAGCGCGATCAGCGGCACAAGGCCAAGCACCACCGCCGGCGCCGCTGCCAGCAGATCGACCCGCTTGACGCCGGCAAGGCTCCCCATCAGCCAGAAGGTGATCGCCGGAAGCTGTTCATCGGGATCTGCGAGCAGCTTCACCAGCGAGATCCCCGCCCCTGCCAGCGCGCCGATCACGATACCGCATAAGACCATGACCAGAAGCTGCGCGCCGCCTCTGAGCGCCAGTGTCAGCCCGATCACCAGCGCCACCGTTGCAAGGCCAAAGCCAAAGCCCATCAGCTGGATCGCCATCACCGGCAGGCCCAGCAATATCCCGAGAACCGCACCAAACCCTGCCCCGGCCGAGACGCCAAGGATATCGGGCGAGACCAGCGGATTGCGGAACACCACCTGATAGGCCGCCCCCGCCGCCGCCAGCCCCGCCCCGATCAGCGCCGCAGAAATCACCCTCGGGCCGCGGATATTCCACAGCACCACCTGCGCCTGGCGGTCCTCCGCCGCCCCGGTCAGGCCTCTGGTCAGCCCCCCGGTCAGGACGTCGAAAATCTGGCCGGGGCTGAGCGGATAAGGCCCGAGGCCGATCCCCAGGATCAGCGCGAAAACCAGCGCCAGCGCCAGCAGGGAAAGCCGCATTCTTCTGGTTCCGATCCTATTCGCCCAGCAACGCGTCCAGCGCTGCCGCATCTGGCGTGACCTGGTAGAAGAGCGTGTAGAAATCCGCGATCTCCTGGCGCAGATCGCCCTGTTTCGGATCTCCTCCGGCCAGGTCCGGGTAGAAGACATGTGCCAGATATTTCAGCCCGATCAGCCGGTTGACCGAAGGCGGCGCATCGATAAATCCAAAGGGTTCACCGGGAGCAAGATAGACGCGGCCCTGATCGACCGCCGGGATCCCCTGCCATTCCGGCATCTTGCGCACATTGGCCGCGAAATCGCGATCCACAGTCAGGATGATATCCGGCGCCCAGGCCTGGATCTGTTCGGGCGAGACCGTCACCAGCCCGCGCGTCTCGGCCTCGACCACGTTGATGCCGCCCATCCGTTCAATGATCTCGGCATTGATCGAGCCGCGCGCCGGGCTCTCCAGCCCCTCCGGACCACGGGCCAGGTAGACGCGGGGGCGATCTGGCGCGGGCACCTGCGCAAGCAAAGCGTCCGCCTCCGCATAAGCGGCCTCGGCGTAAGTTGCGAGCAGCTCGCCCCGTGCTTCGACCCCAAGGATCGCCGCCATCTCACGGATCGCCTGCGGCGTCGCTGCGAAACTGCCATCGATCAGCACATAGGGCAGCCCCGCCTGATCCTGCACCCGCGTCGCGAGGTCGCGGTACGTGGCATTGACGGTGCCGAAATCGACGATCAGCTCGGCCCCGGTGGTCAAAAGCACCTCAAGGTTCAGCGTATCGCCCTTGCCGGTCAGCCGCCCGAGCGCCGGCAGGCCGCGCGTCTCAGGCAGAAGATAAGGCAGATCGACGGGTTTTGGCGCCATCACCCAGCCGACCATCGCTTCGGGCTTCAGCGCATAAAGCAGCACCGAGGCGGGCGGCCCGGCGGCAAAGACCTTTTCCGGATTCAGAGGCACCAGCACGTCGCGGCCGGTGGCGTCGGTGACGCTTTGTCCGTCAAATGCCAGAACCGGCGCGGCCAGAGCGACAAAAACCGCGGCCAACACGGCGCGGCGGGTTGGGAAGCTCATGGAATCGCTCCGAATTCGCCTTTGATATCAACAAGCGGCGTGCGATCGACACAATCGAGACCGCGCACATGCAGAACCGCGCCTTCAACGCGCAACAGCCGCACCACCGTCGCCGCTATCGGATTGGGCCGGACCGGCGAGCGCAGCGAGAATGTCCCGACCGAGGCATCGCCAAAATTCGGGTTCTGCCGCATGAGATCGCGGCGCGAGAGATGCATCCAGTATAGCAGCTGGATCCGCTCGCGCCCCTCGACCCCCGCCAGACCCTCGATCCAGCGCGGGTCAAGTTCTACCCGGCAATCGGGGCCGGTCTCGGGATCACCCCGGCGCGGGCATTGGCTGCGATCCGTCCAGGGGGTGCGCAGCCGGCCGATGAACCAGATCGAGGCGTCGAATGCCCCGGGGAGTGGCACCGCCACCTCATGCGGGCGCAGGTCGGTCACGTGGTCAGTCATCGGTGCCGATCATCACATCCGAGGCCTTGATCACCGCCGAGGCCTTTGCGCCCACGGTCAGACCCAGCTCTTTCACCGCCTCATTGGTGATCGCAGCCGTAACAATCGAGCCGCCAAGATCAAGGCGGACATGGCTCGTCACCGCGCCGGTGACAATCTCGATCACCGTTCCCGGCAGGACATTTCGGGCGCTCAGTCGCATCTCGGTCTCTCCCCCTGATGGCGGCCATATGGCCGCGCCTTATGTATGGTGCAATACAACGGAGGGCGCGGCAAGCCCCGGCGCCCCGACCAGTTTGCCAGCCTGGTGCAAAGCTGCGCGGAAAATATGCGTTTTGCCCGGGGCCGCGCTCTGCCAGGATGGGCAGAGCAACCGGAGAACCGCATGCGGATCGCCCTTCTCAGCGATATTCATGGCAATCGCGAAGCGCTGGAGGCTGTGCTTGCCGATGCTGAGGCGCGGGATATCGGGCGCTGTGTGATCCTTGGCGATATAGTCGGATATGGCCCGGATCCGGCCTGGTGCGTGAAGCGGGTCCAGAAGCTTGAGGCCGCCGGCGCTCTGGTGATCCGGGGCAATCATGATGCCGCCATCGCAGGATCGGCGCGCGATATGAACGCCACGGCGCGGGCATCCATCGACTGGACGCGGCCACGGCTTTCCGCCGCTCAGACCGGCTGGCTTGCCGCGCTGCCGCTGACGATCCGCGAGGAGGACCGGCTTTACACCCATGCCTCGGCCCATAGCCCAAGCGACTGGATCTATGTCACCTCGGAACGCGATGCGATGGCAAGCTTTCGCAGCACTGACGCCTGCGTGATCTTTTGTGGTCACGTTCATGTGCCGGCGCTGTACAGCAGTGACATCCATGACCGGATCCAGGCCCATGCAGAGAAACCCCGGATCCCGGTGCCGCTTTTGTCGTCGCGGCGCTGGCTGGTGGTGGCAGGCTCGGTCGGGCAGCCCCGTGATGGCAGCCCCCAGGCCGGCTGGGCCATCTTTGACACCACAACCCGCGAGCTCAGCTTTCGCCGCACGCCCTATGATACCGCCGTCACCGCCGGAAAGATCCTGGCTGCCGGCCTGCCCGAAGAGCTTGCCCTGCGCCTGAGGAGCGGCGAATGAGCCGCAGCCAGAAACGCCCGGTCGAGGGGCTTCAGATCGACGGATTCACCCTTGGCCCGCTTTTGCATCGCGGCGGCTTTGCCACGATCTGGGAGGTCACCCATCCGAACCATCCCGGGCCAATGGTGATGAAAGTGCCGACCATTCTCGACGGTGATGACGGGCCGACGATTGTGGGGTTCGAGATCGAACAGATGATCCTGCCACGCCTTTCGGGTCCGCATGTGCCACAGCTGATCGCGGCGGGCGATTTCGCGGTCATGCCCTATCTGGTGACGGCAAAACTGCCGGGCGCCTCGTTCCAGGAGCTGTTTGACCGCGCGCCGCTGCCGCCCGATCAGCTTGTCGCGCTGGCCATCGAGATCGCGTCGGCGCTGCATGAGGTGCATCGCCAGCGGGTGATCCATCTGGACCTCAAGCCCGGCAATCTGATGCGCGACGAGGCCGGGCGGCTGGTGCTGATCGATTATGGCCTCGCGCGCCATCTTGATCTGCCGGATCTGCTGGGCGAGGAATTTGCCATTCCGATGGGCACCTTCCCCTA contains these protein-coding regions:
- a CDS encoding metallophosphoesterase, translating into MRIALLSDIHGNREALEAVLADAEARDIGRCVILGDIVGYGPDPAWCVKRVQKLEAAGALVIRGNHDAAIAGSARDMNATARASIDWTRPRLSAAQTGWLAALPLTIREEDRLYTHASAHSPSDWIYVTSERDAMASFRSTDACVIFCGHVHVPALYSSDIHDRIQAHAEKPRIPVPLLSSRRWLVVAGSVGQPRDGSPQAGWAIFDTTTRELSFRRTPYDTAVTAGKILAAGLPEELALRLRSGE
- a CDS encoding ABC transporter substrate-binding protein; protein product: MTQFPPLTRRGALAFGLSALLPTLAPRATRAQGARALRFVTTELILTETALALGLTPLAAGNLPLYRRLVGVPALPDGLHDLGPLNEPNMELLVHLAPDLIIAADWQRGPQAGLERIAPVLWLETMPFSRPGLEIATDLAREIADAGQISADNLVTGFDRARNRLTRAIASRNPPAVLLARFLEDGRHALVFTEGSLPGDLLAGAGGRNAQPGSGPPGAFPLGLSEILATGAPILATGPLPQGALFTRVIESGALRAIPLPPVFPAGGLASATRLADALTNGIGLI
- a CDS encoding ABC transporter substrate-binding protein, coding for MSFPTRRAVLAAVFVALAAPVLAFDGQSVTDATGRDVLVPLNPEKVFAAGPPASVLLYALKPEAMVGWVMAPKPVDLPYLLPETRGLPALGRLTGKGDTLNLEVLLTTGAELIVDFGTVNATYRDLATRVQDQAGLPYVLIDGSFAATPQAIREMAAILGVEARGELLATYAEAAYAEADALLAQVPAPDRPRVYLARGPEGLESPARGSINAEIIERMGGINVVEAETRGLVTVSPEQIQAWAPDIILTVDRDFAANVRKMPEWQGIPAVDQGRVYLAPGEPFGFIDAPPSVNRLIGLKYLAHVFYPDLAGGDPKQGDLRQEIADFYTLFYQVTPDAAALDALLGE
- a CDS encoding molybdopterin-binding protein produces the protein MRLSARNVLPGTVIEIVTGAVTSHVRLDLGGSIVTAAITNEAVKELGLTVGAKASAVIKASDVMIGTDD
- a CDS encoding SAM-dependent methyltransferase, whose protein sequence is MTDHVTDLRPHEVAVPLPGAFDASIWFIGRLRTPWTDRSQCPRRGDPETGPDCRVELDPRWIEGLAGVEGRERIQLLYWMHLSRRDLMRQNPNFGDASVGTFSLRSPVRPNPIAATVVRLLRVEGAVLHVRGLDCVDRTPLVDIKGEFGAIP
- a CDS encoding ABC transporter ATP-binding protein encodes the protein MERLTGAGAPLLSARDLAVGHGARALIRGIGFDLYAGRVLCLLGPNGAGKTTLFRTLLGLIPPVAGKVLLGGADLDGLSRSQIAGRLAHVPQALASPFAYTARDVVLMGASVGLGAFARPGRAEEARALAALDRLGIADLADEDVTRLSGGQRQMVLIARALAQEAQVLVMDEPTASLDFANVKAVEAAILGLAAAGQAVVVSTHDPGQAAMLGDEALLVSRAGVIASGPVSDVMQEAALSRLYGIAVRRIEGPDGRPHFY
- the fhuB gene encoding Fe(3+)-hydroxamate ABC transporter permease FhuB gives rise to the protein MRALLILLPGLTALVLFALNAGTALPGRWPAAILWADPGDIPALILHLSAAPRLVTAALAGAALALAGALLQRVFRNPIAEPATLGITAGAQCALTLTLLNAPGLAPAWLPLPAFAGALAALALVMALAALQGVSSLTLILSGLVVTTSLGGLNAVLTLFHHEVLQSLFLWQAGSLEQEGWTIATRLAPALALALVLAPFARRPLGVLALGDQGARVLGLAPGGWRVILATAAVSLAALVTALTGVFAFLGIIAPLVARALTGRTPGSGVIAITGAGILMLADQLVQLIRPWIPLQTGTLLALIGAVLMIALLRKSSQPAPEHLLPALPRRARPAPRLPLLLLGLLALFAIALAIGRGPEGWDISPLAMLDWRLPRVAGAAAAGAAFGLAGCLIQRLTGNPLASPELLGISGAAALGLVLAVVVTGGGGRGLLYGATSLGALAGLVLILVAGARLRFSSEGLLLAGLAVSLLLSAVLAMLLASGHPLARQLMTWLSGSTYRIALSDAVIALSVTSGLLGVALLLRRWLDLLPLGADAARLLGLPLTRARASVVVLAALSTAVGTILTGPPGFIGLIAPAIARFCGPPRAGAQLPLATLCGAALMVLADWLGRNLAFPWQIPAGMMALLCGGVFLMIFLARRPA
- a CDS encoding iron ABC transporter permease, with protein sequence MRLSLLALALVFALILGIGLGPYPLSPGQIFDVLTGGLTRGLTGAAEDRQAQVVLWNIRGPRVISAALIGAGLAAAGAAYQVVFRNPLVSPDILGVSAGAGFGAVLGILLGLPVMAIQLMGFGFGLATVALVIGLTLALRGGAQLLVMVLCGIVIGALAGAGISLVKLLADPDEQLPAITFWLMGSLAGVKRVDLLAAAPAVVLGLVPLIALRWRIGLLAMGDDEARAMGIEAGRLRFVVIAAATLITAAAVALAGVIGWIGLMVPHMARLVAGPRFDRMLPAALLAGASFMVLVDTAARMIAPMEVPLGILTAVLGAPVFVILLARGARAWNG
- a CDS encoding TonB-dependent siderophore receptor; translation: MPLEGFPMSLLQRLVIAGLLFPGLSAPVLAQSSEETAFALGTIWLGVDDEGQGGSVTKVTGEEAAKQNRATLDDTLSVLPGVSSTPSGGGSRNEREVFVRGFDRWHVPLSIDGIRIYLPADNRLDHGRFLTPDLAEVQVQKSYVSVINGPGGMGGAINLVTRKPTQPFEGEARLGLEAGNRGDVTGRTGYLSLGTKQEFWYGQVSYMRRNVDGFYLSRDYVPDPRYPYQGEGLRKDSATDDSRLNLKVGYTPNATDEYVLSYTRQEGSKSAPYSTLLPVMGYPGTGPGSNQRDWTWPQWDISSIAFYSTTEVGSGTLKTKLFYNTFDNTLSAWDNANHSAQTLPRAFNSIYDDYSVGGSVEYGLSFGDHDLRIASFFRRDVHRSTNYARPDHPTLGRIDPTEHSKEETLSLAIEDTWRVNDELRIVAGLSYDKAKVLEADRTAANPGKPTVSVDAVNWQLAAIWTPGAGGEYHASVSSRTSFPTLFHRYSTGFGSMVPNPDLDAERALNFELGYKGDLGPVQLEGAVFYSRITDLIQSIDLGTTDPISGLPQSQRQNLAKGTYKGFEVAANWEVNDTVALTANYTYLHTSVKDPIVTTAKVTDLPDHKAYLRLDWQALDRLTVSPSVEVYGGRWSDPAIGSGNRNAPIYTKMGGFALANLDMAWQVSDQANVGFGIRNLFDRNVSVVEGYPEAGRTFYLTSQIRF
- a CDS encoding ABC transporter ATP-binding protein, producing the protein MTIGDPVGFHLENLGLTLNGQPVLQEISLRLAPGRVCGVIGRNGSGKSSLLRVLARLSPADAGTCRLDGKPLADWKSRDFACRVALMPQSAPATAVMVLQDLVALGRYPWHGAFGRTGTEDRASIAQAIALCGLEGLATRPLDSLSGGEAQRARLAMMLAQGADWLLLDEPSASLDLAWSFDLLSALRGLARDAGRGVVIALHDMNLAARFCDDLVALKGGRVTGAGPVADVFCAPILSETFGLAVTTGSLAGLPVAIPAP